In Lycium ferocissimum isolate CSIRO_LF1 chromosome 11, AGI_CSIRO_Lferr_CH_V1, whole genome shotgun sequence, a single genomic region encodes these proteins:
- the LOC132038266 gene encoding glycine-rich cell wall structural protein-like — MTSNFMILVILGTLMYTTSARELIGLGFPDNNVPQVTGSFGGGGGSGGHVGPDGIDFGAGIGVGGAVSVPGVGSIGGGGGGGIGGSIGRDGSVSMGGGGGMGIGGQIGNVGFGVSTQYSKAFIFLIVVGLLARDTSARKLLGDAVATIFEIPAGVNGVGFGQIIGGAGGSSGSGGGGGGGGGFSGGYGSGFGFGFGTGQGSGLGGSGGSSGGGGGGGGGGGENGGSGYGFGIGVPNSNVPQVTGGLGVPNNNVPQVTGGLGVPDNNVPQVTGRLGVPDNNVPQVTGSFGGGGGSGGHAGPDGIDFGAGIGVGGSISVPGVGSIGGGGGGGIGGSIGRDGSVSMGGGGGVGVGGQIVSTQYSKAFIFLIIVGLLARDTSARKLLGDAVATIFDIPAGANGVGFGQIIGGAGGSSGGGGGGGGGGGGGVGGFSGGYGSGFGFGFGSGQGSGLGGSGGGGGGGGGGGGGGSGEDGGSGYGFGIGEGFGGGGI; from the exons atgACTTCGAATTTCATGATTTTGGTGATTTTAGGAACTTTAATGTACACAACTTCTGCTCGAGAGCTTATCGGGTTAGGTTTTCCCGATAATAATGTTCCACAAGTTACAGGCTCATTTGGAGGCGGAGGTGGTAGTGGAGGACATGTTGGTCCAGATGGTATAGACTTTGGAGCAGGTATCGGTGTTGGAGGTGCAGTAAGTGTGCCCGGTGTTGGGTCAATTGGCGGTGGTGGAGGTGGCGGAATAGGTGGAAGCATTGGCAGAGATGGATCGGTCTCTATGGGAGGTGGCGGCGGGATGGGCATCGGTGGTCAAATCGGTAATGTAGGCTTTGGAG TGTCAACACAATATTCAAAGGCATTCATTTTCCTCATTGTTGTGGGGTTACTTGCACGTGACACATCAGCGAGAAAACTCCTGGGAGATGCAGTAGCTACAATCTTTGAGATCCCTGCTGGAGTAAATGGTGTAGGATTTGGTCAAATTATTGGAGGAGCTGGCGGCAGCAGTGGCAGCGGCGGTGGaggaggtggtggtggtggttttAGTGGCGGATATGGTTCCGGATTTGGATTTGGCTTTGGTACAGGCCAAGGATCGGGTTTAGGCGGTAGCGGCGGCAGCAGCGGCGGTGGAGGTGGCGGTGGTGGAGGCGGCGGAGAGAATGGTGGTAGTGGTTATGGATTTGGGATCG GGGTTCCCAATAGTAATGTTCCACAAGTTACGGGCGGATTAGGGGTTCCCAATAATAATGTTCCACAAGTTACGGGGGGATTAGGGGTTCCCGATAATAATGTTCCACAAGTTACAGGCAGATTAGGGGTTCCCGATAATAATGTTCCACAAGTTACGGGCTCATTTGGAGGCGGAGGGGGTAGTGGAGGACATGCTGGTCCTGATGGTATAGACTTTGGAGCAGGTATTGGTGTTGGAGGTTCAATAAGTGTACCCGGTGTTGGGTCAATTGGCGGTGGTGGAGGCGGCGGAATAGGTGGAAGTATCGGCAGAGATGGATCGGTCTCTATGGGAGGTGGCGGCGGTGTAGGCGTCGGTGGTCAAATCG TGTCAACACAATATTCAAAGgcattcatttttctcattattGTGGGATTACTTGCACGTGACACGTCAGCAAGAAAACTCTTAGGAGATGCAGTAGCTACAATCTTTGATATCCCTGCTGGAGCAAATGGTGTAGGATTTGGTCAAATTATTGGAGGAGCTGGCGGCAGCAGTGGCGGCGGCGGGGGCGGGGGCGGAGGCGGTGGAGGAGGAGTTGGTGGTTTTAGTGGCGGATATGGTTCCGGATTTGGATTTGGCTTCGGTAGCGGCCAAGGATCGGGTTTAGGCGGTAGCGGCGGTGGTGGCggtggtggtggaggtggcGGCGGTGGAGGCAGCGGAGAGGATGGTGGTAGTGGTTATGGATTTGGTATCGGAGAAGGTTTCGGTGGTGGTGGCATCTAA
- the LOC132038267 gene encoding putative glycine-rich cell wall structural protein 1: MINSKFSLLFVLDALFCFLGAMQLVSSRVDPKAISFIEPSLMDSRNYMLEEDKSFYHPTACGEGPSVGGGEASGGGSGYGYGKGYGEGIGNDGDGSSGGGYGGGGGGGSGEGTGDGSGYGYGEGYGEGVGSYGDGGSGGGYGSGSGYGYGNGTGTGASAGGGGGGGGGGGGGGGMDGANGNGCGESEGYGGVGTP; encoded by the exons ATGATCAACTCTAAgttttctcttctctttgttCTAGATGCTCTTTTCTGCTTTCTTGGTGCCATGCAGCTTGTATCTTCCCGGGTTGACCCGAAG GCTATAAGCTTTATTGAGCCGTCCCTGATGGATTCAAGGAACTACATGCTTGAGGAAGATAAGTCATTTTATCATCCCACTGCTTGTGGTGAAGGCCCTAGTGTGGGTGGGGGTGAAGCGTCAGGAGGAGGTTCTGGTTATGGTTATGGGAAAGGGTATGGTGAAGGCATAGGTAATGATGGTGATGGTAGTAGTGGTGGAGGATATGGAGGTGGAGGTGGTGGAGGTAGTGGCGAAGGAACAGGAGATGGTTCCGGTTATGGTTATGGGGAAGGGTATGGTGAAGGAGTAGGTAGTTATGGTGATGGTGGTAGTGGTGGAGGATATGGTAGTGGAAGTGGTTATGGTTATGGTAATGGAACTGGAACTGGAGCGAGTGCAGGAGGAGGTGGTGGAggcggtggtggtggtggtggtggtggtggtatgGATGGAGCTAATGGTAATGGATGTGGTGAAAGTGAAGGTTATGGAGGAGTTGGAACACCTTGA
- the LOC132038606 gene encoding uncharacterized protein LOC132038606: MKCICLHSPILLKLPSNKVICQYHKSKLLEQQQHYKAKLATCFIIKGKRTLLIAPLKAINSPAASGDLSVLLQTGAVMLFMYWIANFVVPGIVLKDLQDDSTTNNNKADEKDLL; encoded by the exons ATGAAGTGCATTTGCCTTCACTCTCCAATCTTACTGAAACTTCCAAGCAACAAAGTCATATGCCAATACCATAAATCAAAGCTACTGGAGCAGCAACAGCACTATAAAGCTAAATTAGCTACTTGTTTTATAATTAAGGGAAAAAGGACTCTGTTAATTGCTCCACTTAAGGCTATTAACTCACCTGCTGCTTCCGGAGACTTGTCAGTTTTGTTACAGACAGG TGCAGTAATGCTATTTATGTATTGGATTGCCAACTTTGTGGTGCCGGGGATCGTCTTAAAGGATCTTCAAGATGACAGTACCACCAACAATAACAAGGCTGATGAAAAAGATCTTCTATG A